In Allocoprobacillus halotolerans, a genomic segment contains:
- the tnpA gene encoding IS200/IS605 family transposase, with translation MAQKTNSLAHTKWMCKYHIVFTPKYRRKVIYNQLRNDIGEILRTLCRYKGVEIIEGHLMADHVHILVMIPPKLSVSSFMGYLKGKSALMIFDRHANLKYKYGNRHFWAEGYYVSTVGLNDATVAKYIREQERHDIAMDKLSVKEYQNPFEDREIEKEKKKQEKKKKTVKKEK, from the coding sequence ATGGCTCAAAAAACAAATTCTTTGGCACATACGAAGTGGATGTGCAAATATCACATCGTCTTCACTCCAAAGTATAGACGAAAAGTGATTTATAATCAACTAAGAAATGACATAGGAGAGATATTAAGGACATTATGCCGATATAAAGGAGTAGAAATCATAGAAGGGCATCTGATGGCAGATCATGTCCATATATTAGTGATGATACCACCAAAATTAAGTGTATCATCATTCATGGGATACCTAAAAGGAAAATCGGCACTGATGATATTTGATCGACATGCAAATCTGAAATATAAATATGGAAACAGACATTTCTGGGCAGAAGGATATTATGTGAGCACAGTGGGATTGAATGATGCAACGGTCGCAAAATATATAAGGGAACAAGAGCGACATGACATAGCGATGGACAAACTCAGTGTGAAAGAATATCAAAATCCATTTGAAGACAGAGAAATAGAAAAAGAGAAGAAAAAACAGGAGAAAAAGAAAAAGACAGTTAAGAAAGAGAAATAA
- a CDS encoding phosphoribosyltransferase family protein: MQQISLVSFLSPVPLCQKCLAQFEVIDIQTTFHHHPLRILYKYNDFFKSLLYQYKGLYDYALKDAFLCSYLPYLKTKYHDFIVAVAPSSIEENEKRGFAPMQGIAESFSSHVFTGLYKKEAYKQSRLSFEERKTVKEKIGIHYQEQLQGKKVLVFDDVMTSSATLAACLSLVEKGNPQCIELLVLSTKHHSF, translated from the coding sequence TTGCAGCAAATTTCTTTAGTTTCTTTTTTAAGTCCAGTTCCTCTTTGTCAAAAATGTTTAGCACAATTTGAAGTTATTGATATTCAAACAACTTTTCATCACCATCCTTTAAGAATTCTTTATAAATACAATGATTTTTTTAAATCACTTCTTTATCAATATAAGGGACTCTATGACTATGCTTTAAAAGATGCGTTTTTATGTTCTTATTTACCCTATTTGAAAACAAAATATCACGATTTTATCGTTGCAGTAGCTCCCAGCTCAATTGAAGAAAATGAAAAGCGAGGTTTTGCACCCATGCAAGGTATTGCGGAATCATTTTCATCGCATGTTTTTACGGGACTTTATAAGAAAGAAGCGTATAAACAAAGTCGTTTGTCATTTGAAGAAAGAAAGACAGTGAAAGAAAAAATCGGTATTCATTATCAAGAACAACTTCAAGGAAAAAAGGTCTTAGTTTTTGATGATGTTATGACATCATCTGCTACTTTAGCAGCTTGTCTATCTCTTGTTGAAAAGGGAAATCCTCAATGTATAGAGCTGCTCGTTTTGTCTACCAAACACCATTCTTTTTGA
- a CDS encoding helicase-related protein: MECPRCHNRNVNRLYKLNGKYYCRECIAFHRVFVDEKIVPEGFQYPSKAVQYHLDFELSASQKQISRQLVENYQNQLHSLVLAVCGSGKTEIVFELIQYALEQGHRVCFCIPRKELVKELYQRIYHSFRFVDIGLVYGGHTENIEAQFIICTMHQLYRFESTGFDLIIADEVDAFPFYGNRVLQEIFTNCCRGNYVKLSATFVKEDIHQEELLIMNRRYHGYDLPVPRLMICPRCLQIFIIHLLLWKWKKKVIIYVPFVKDVDKVVHQLRCFRVKGVSSMHKHNQENLEALKNGDIDVIVSTTLLERGITVEDVQVIVYHGEDNLFDCRTLIQIAGRVGRKISHPQGHVYILSCEHTSSIRQCIHTIKDLNTMNV; encoded by the coding sequence GTGGAATGTCCAAGATGTCATAATCGAAATGTTAATCGTTTATACAAGTTAAACGGAAAGTACTATTGTCGAGAATGTATTGCTTTCCATCGTGTTTTTGTTGATGAAAAGATCGTGCCTGAAGGTTTTCAATATCCATCCAAAGCAGTTCAATATCATCTTGATTTTGAATTGTCTGCATCACAAAAACAAATATCCAGACAACTTGTGGAAAATTACCAAAACCAACTTCATTCTTTAGTTCTTGCTGTTTGTGGCTCAGGAAAAACTGAGATTGTCTTTGAACTTATTCAGTATGCCCTTGAACAAGGTCATCGTGTCTGTTTTTGTATCCCTAGAAAAGAACTCGTTAAAGAGTTGTATCAAAGAATTTATCATTCCTTTCGATTTGTTGATATTGGCTTAGTTTATGGTGGGCACACTGAAAATATTGAAGCACAGTTTATCATTTGTACCATGCATCAGTTATATCGTTTTGAAAGTACTGGTTTTGATTTAATTATTGCTGATGAAGTGGACGCATTTCCGTTTTATGGAAATCGTGTTTTACAGGAAATTTTTACAAATTGTTGTAGAGGAAATTATGTAAAACTCAGTGCAACATTTGTGAAAGAGGATATTCATCAAGAAGAATTACTAATAATGAATCGAAGATACCATGGCTATGATCTTCCAGTACCTCGATTGATGATTTGTCCTCGTTGTTTACAAATTTTCATAATCCATCTTTTACTCTGGAAATGGAAGAAGAAAGTAATTATTTATGTTCCTTTTGTCAAGGATGTTGATAAAGTGGTTCACCAATTACGTTGCTTTAGAGTGAAAGGCGTGTCTTCTATGCATAAGCATAATCAAGAAAATCTAGAAGCCTTGAAAAATGGCGATATAGATGTGATTGTATCTACAACATTGCTGGAACGAGGCATTACAGTAGAAGATGTGCAAGTCATTGTTTATCATGGAGAAGATAATTTATTTGATTGTCGCACATTAATTCAAATTGCTGGGCGTGTAGGACGTAAAATCTCTCATCCTCAAGGTCATGTTTATATTCTGTCCTGTGAACATACCTCCTCTATAAGACAATGCATTCATACTATCAAAGATCTCAACACAATGAATGTTTAA